One window from the genome of Pirellulales bacterium encodes:
- a CDS encoding phosphate ABC transporter substrate-binding protein has translation MPYPLNTIHRLTRLMLASLGFCLLAGCSPSPPVGTGTAPTQSTPATTAEHASQLEELAPYKKGTEELSGDFISKGSDSMSQLMGFWTEEFRKIHPGIRVQLEHKGSSDTPKALALNQATFGSMSRDWKPEEITAFEKAHGYQPTTIKTSIDMLSVFVHPDNPLTGLSLPELDAIFSSERKGGFPTDVKTWGDLGVTGEYADKPIKLYSRDSASGTYLFFKERALFNGTYKSSTNENVGSAAVIQSVAEDRYGIGYCGVGYTQNAAVKVLPLSMEPGGKKIPPNVDHAYDNSYPLCRFLYLSINQEPGKPVVPLKREFLKFVLSRDGQALVGKEGYIPLNADQVQEELTKLQLP, from the coding sequence ATGCCATATCCGTTGAACACAATACATCGGCTGACACGGTTGATGCTGGCTTCGCTGGGATTTTGCCTGCTGGCCGGTTGCTCTCCCTCCCCGCCCGTTGGAACCGGGACCGCCCCTACCCAGTCCACCCCCGCGACCACCGCCGAACATGCGTCCCAATTGGAAGAACTTGCTCCCTATAAAAAAGGGACCGAAGAACTGTCCGGCGATTTTATTAGCAAAGGCTCGGACAGCATGTCCCAATTGATGGGATTTTGGACGGAAGAATTTCGCAAAATCCATCCTGGCATTCGAGTTCAATTGGAACACAAGGGGTCCAGCGACACGCCCAAGGCCCTCGCGCTCAATCAGGCGACCTTTGGTTCGATGAGCCGCGATTGGAAGCCAGAGGAAATCACCGCTTTTGAAAAAGCGCATGGCTATCAGCCCACCACCATCAAGACCAGCATTGATATGCTGTCGGTCTTTGTGCATCCCGATAATCCCCTGACCGGCCTAAGCCTGCCCGAACTGGACGCCATTTTTTCCAGCGAACGCAAAGGTGGCTTTCCCACCGATGTGAAGACCTGGGGCGATCTGGGCGTCACCGGCGAATACGCCGACAAACCGATTAAGCTGTATTCCCGGGATTCGGCGTCGGGAACGTATTTGTTTTTTAAGGAACGGGCCTTGTTTAACGGCACGTACAAGTCCTCCACCAACGAAAACGTGGGGAGCGCCGCCGTCATTCAGTCCGTGGCGGAGGACCGCTATGGGATCGGGTATTGCGGCGTGGGCTACACCCAAAACGCCGCGGTCAAGGTGCTGCCGCTGAGCATGGAACCAGGGGGCAAAAAAATCCCCCCGAACGTGGATCACGCCTATGACAATTCCTACCCCCTCTGCCGATTTTTGTATCTCAGCATCAACCAAGAACCGGGCAAGCCCGTGGTTCCGCTCAAACGCGAGTTTTTAAAGTTTGTTTTATCCCGCGATGGCCAAGCACTGGTGGGGAAGGAAGGCTACATCCCCCTCAATGCCGACCAGGTCCAGGAAGAACTCACGAAGCTGCAACTCCCTTAA